The following proteins are encoded in a genomic region of Spirosoma sp. SC4-14:
- a CDS encoding TonB-dependent receptor — MKRRVYTHSSLRTLLLLIVFGVILPVITQAQSRRITGKVTATTNSEALQGVNVLIKGNTRKGAITDNQGAFSLEAAPNDVLVVSFIGFKSKEIQVGDQTTINVSLDEDATQLTELIVTGTRNTGRTILETPVPVDVISIKDIMGELPQIDLAQMLAYVAPSFNAIRSQGGDLDSHVDPVQLRNMAPNQILVLINGKRRHTSALLITGTAVGSPSTSVDMMTIPAAAIDRVEILRDGAAAQYGSDAVAGVVNIILKKGTNKLTGSLTGGGYLNSGGSAGALTKSGKPDGFNYQFDANYGFKIAEKGYLNISGQITQRRPTLRPFVNDWGFFDNTYLNNLRTDKTGNPVITNPELIRAQSAGNTQLIESLKTEDGLMAARGLTKADFAVYAGMPAITLGSAFYNAGYEINPTTTIYSFGGASYKFLEGFSCYFRRPSQTDRFNYLLYPNGFRPQMTSNTSDFSNTVGIKSKVGDFNVDFSNTFGRNGMRIGMVNTMNASLGSNSPVNMYLGTHQFTQNSTNLDFSRYFKSIMNGLNVAFGAEMRVENYKILKGQEESYSYGDAGILTATKAGLLVGPDGKPLEDASSTPIVDASGNPLSVYAGQQVTVKSLSSNCQCFAGFGPKNERNEYRTTMAAYLDAELELTRKFLVAAAVRLENYSDFGGVSIGKLAARYEITKNLTIRGSIATGFRAPSLQELNYTHTATAFVPDANGIPQPLDVTTYPTNSTAARVLGIKGLKQENSRTYGLGFTFQPTRGFEITADAYQIDVDNRIFRTSYFNASEVGNNYGEVIGGGEAQFFVNGANVRSRGIELVGNYTYTMARNKSLTFMLAAIFSKNTILTRKTLDLNVENLTPDQVVEKYLSRDVIGQFETGTPRTKVISSITYRFDKFNIMLRGTYFGSVTERSVSSDDQGNYYDQTFSPQAIFDMSIGYDLTRNLKLSIGGSNIFDKYPQILRPENQGFYLYSNNQQGSNGAYYYGRIMFNF; from the coding sequence ATGAAACGAAGAGTATACACACACAGCTCTCTGCGTACCCTGCTGCTTCTGATTGTGTTCGGTGTAATATTACCCGTCATCACCCAGGCCCAGAGCAGGCGAATAACCGGCAAGGTAACAGCCACTACGAATTCGGAAGCGCTACAAGGGGTAAATGTCCTGATTAAGGGCAACACCCGCAAAGGAGCCATCACCGATAATCAAGGGGCTTTCTCACTCGAAGCAGCTCCGAACGATGTTCTGGTCGTTAGTTTTATTGGCTTTAAATCAAAAGAAATTCAGGTTGGCGATCAGACAACCATCAATGTCAGCCTCGATGAAGACGCCACCCAACTGACCGAACTGATCGTAACCGGAACGCGCAACACAGGACGAACCATTCTGGAAACCCCCGTTCCGGTCGATGTTATTTCGATTAAAGACATCATGGGCGAATTGCCGCAAATCGATCTGGCACAGATGCTTGCCTATGTGGCTCCCAGTTTCAACGCCATCCGATCGCAGGGCGGTGACCTCGATTCACACGTTGATCCGGTTCAGCTACGCAACATGGCACCGAACCAAATTCTGGTCTTGATCAATGGCAAACGACGCCATACGTCGGCCCTGCTTATTACCGGTACGGCTGTCGGCAGTCCATCAACGTCGGTCGATATGATGACCATTCCGGCGGCTGCTATCGATCGGGTCGAAATCTTACGGGATGGTGCCGCAGCTCAGTATGGTTCCGATGCTGTTGCCGGAGTCGTGAACATTATTCTGAAAAAAGGGACGAATAAACTGACAGGTAGCCTTACCGGTGGCGGTTATCTCAACTCGGGTGGTAGCGCCGGTGCGCTAACTAAATCTGGAAAACCCGATGGTTTCAACTACCAGTTCGATGCGAATTACGGATTTAAAATTGCGGAGAAAGGCTACCTCAACATTTCGGGGCAAATTACGCAGCGACGGCCAACCCTGCGCCCTTTCGTCAACGACTGGGGCTTTTTTGATAATACTTATCTGAACAACCTGCGGACCGATAAGACCGGCAACCCAGTTATTACGAACCCCGAACTTATTCGTGCCCAGTCGGCTGGCAATACTCAGTTGATTGAATCATTGAAAACGGAAGATGGCCTGATGGCCGCCCGCGGCTTAACGAAAGCCGATTTTGCCGTTTATGCCGGTATGCCCGCCATTACGCTGGGAAGTGCTTTTTATAATGCAGGTTACGAGATCAATCCAACCACTACGATTTACAGTTTCGGCGGAGCTTCCTACAAATTTCTAGAAGGTTTCTCCTGCTATTTCCGTCGCCCCTCCCAAACCGACCGGTTCAACTACCTGCTCTATCCCAACGGATTTCGCCCACAAATGACGTCGAACACCTCCGATTTTTCCAATACGGTAGGGATAAAGAGCAAAGTTGGCGATTTCAATGTCGATTTCAGCAATACGTTTGGCCGGAACGGGATGCGGATTGGCATGGTCAACACGATGAATGCATCGCTGGGTTCCAACTCGCCCGTAAATATGTATCTGGGTACGCATCAGTTCACCCAGAACTCAACAAACCTCGATTTTTCGCGCTATTTTAAAAGCATAATGAACGGTCTGAATGTTGCGTTTGGGGCCGAGATGCGGGTCGAGAATTATAAAATCCTGAAAGGTCAGGAAGAGAGTTACAGCTATGGCGATGCGGGTATCCTGACGGCAACCAAAGCCGGTTTGCTGGTTGGTCCCGATGGCAAACCACTCGAAGATGCCAGCAGTACACCCATTGTCGATGCGTCGGGCAATCCATTAAGTGTATATGCCGGTCAGCAGGTAACGGTCAAATCGCTATCGTCGAACTGCCAGTGCTTTGCCGGATTTGGGCCTAAAAACGAACGCAACGAATACCGAACCACCATGGCAGCCTATCTGGATGCCGAACTCGAGCTGACCCGTAAGTTTCTGGTAGCCGCAGCGGTGCGCCTGGAAAATTATTCTGATTTTGGTGGCGTATCGATTGGTAAACTGGCTGCCCGCTACGAAATCACCAAAAACCTGACCATCCGGGGTTCGATTGCAACGGGTTTCCGGGCTCCTTCACTACAGGAGTTAAACTATACGCATACGGCAACGGCTTTCGTACCCGATGCCAATGGCATCCCCCAACCACTCGACGTGACCACCTATCCAACCAACAGTACGGCAGCACGAGTGCTGGGTATCAAAGGATTGAAGCAGGAAAACTCACGTACTTATGGCCTGGGCTTCACGTTCCAGCCTACACGTGGATTTGAGATCACAGCCGACGCCTACCAGATCGATGTCGACAACCGGATTTTCCGCACCAGTTATTTCAATGCCTCAGAAGTTGGCAATAACTATGGAGAAGTTATTGGCGGTGGCGAAGCACAGTTCTTTGTCAACGGGGCCAATGTTCGGTCGAGAGGTATTGAACTGGTTGGCAACTACACCTACACAATGGCCCGCAACAAAAGTCTGACGTTTATGCTGGCTGCTATTTTCAGCAAGAATACGATCCTCACCCGGAAAACACTCGACCTGAATGTCGAAAACCTGACCCCCGATCAGGTGGTTGAAAAATACCTCAGCCGCGATGTAATTGGCCAGTTTGAAACCGGAACCCCCAGAACTAAAGTCATCAGTTCTATCACCTATCGTTTCGATAAGTTCAATATCATGCTGCGGGGTACTTACTTCGGATCGGTTACGGAGCGTTCGGTATCGTCCGACGATCAGGGCAATTACTACGACCAAACGTTCTCTCCACAGGCTATTTTCGACATGAGCATTGGGTACGACCTTACCCGCAATCTGAAACTGTCGATTGGTGGCAGCAATATTTTCGACAAGTATCCCCAGATTCTTCGCCCCGAAAATCAGGGATTCTATCTGTACTCCAACAACCAGCAGGGTTCTAACGGTGCCTACTACTACGGCCGTATCATGTTCAACTTCTAA
- the nagA gene encoding N-acetylglucosamine-6-phosphate deacetylase translates to MQSIIFQNATVFTGDSFLSGASVRISDGYIQEISENGNIPATDSGTVVDLQGDYLLPGMIDLQLYGGSNLFLNDIPTPETVRHIYESHRRNGTTTLLPTIHSTSLDIMLQSMAAVAIVRDENPFGVPGIHIEGPYFNPIKRGAHSMAYVRTPAEGELETLFGSNADVIRILTLAPEILTNEQLATLQRLKHPDTRLSLGHSNATYQQAMNAFDSGFPLATHLYNAMRGFESREPGIVGAVFDHASVHASVIADGYHCHPVAIRTAYRLLGERMFLISDALFANPPRPNFSLGEFVVHFEPDTHGPGRYVNNEGNLAGSALTLIDCVRVAVDQAGIPLSNALRMATAIPAELIGLGNQLGKIKPGYVANLIQTNQTLAVKNVWTTTF, encoded by the coding sequence ATGCAATCCATTATTTTTCAAAACGCCACGGTTTTTACGGGCGACTCATTTCTTTCCGGCGCATCGGTGCGGATTTCTGACGGTTATATTCAGGAGATTTCCGAAAATGGGAATATCCCGGCTACCGATTCGGGAACGGTCGTCGATCTCCAGGGCGATTATCTGCTTCCGGGCATGATCGATTTGCAGTTATATGGCGGCTCCAATCTGTTTCTGAACGACATTCCAACGCCCGAAACGGTGCGCCATATTTATGAGTCGCACCGCCGAAACGGGACCACCACACTGCTCCCAACGATTCATTCAACGTCGCTGGATATAATGCTCCAGTCGATGGCAGCCGTTGCCATTGTTCGGGACGAAAATCCGTTTGGTGTACCGGGCATTCATATCGAGGGCCCCTATTTTAACCCAATCAAACGAGGAGCACACAGTATGGCGTATGTGCGTACTCCGGCCGAAGGCGAACTGGAAACATTATTCGGCTCCAATGCCGACGTTATACGTATTCTGACACTGGCCCCAGAGATTCTGACCAACGAACAACTGGCCACCCTTCAACGGCTAAAACATCCCGATACACGTCTCTCCTTAGGCCATAGCAATGCTACCTACCAGCAGGCGATGAATGCTTTTGATAGCGGTTTCCCGTTAGCAACCCACCTCTATAATGCCATGCGCGGTTTCGAAAGCCGCGAGCCGGGTATTGTCGGAGCTGTTTTTGATCATGCCAGCGTTCATGCCAGCGTAATTGCCGATGGGTATCATTGTCATCCGGTAGCGATCCGAACCGCCTATCGACTACTGGGCGAACGAATGTTTTTGATTTCGGATGCGCTATTCGCCAACCCACCCCGCCCCAATTTCTCATTAGGTGAATTTGTCGTTCATTTTGAACCCGATACCCACGGCCCTGGCCGATATGTGAACAATGAAGGTAATCTGGCGGGTTCAGCCCTCACCTTAATCGACTGCGTACGGGTGGCGGTTGACCAGGCCGGGATTCCACTCAGCAACGCATTACGAATGGCTACGGCCATTCCGGCAGAGTTGATTGGGCTGGGCAACCAATTAGGGAAAATAAAGCCGGGCTATGTTGCCAATCTGATCCAGACAAATCAGACGCTGGCGGTCAAAAATGTCTGGACAACAACCTTTTAG
- a CDS encoding shikimate dehydrogenase — protein MIRYGLIGFPLTHSFSQRYFSEKFSREGITDSRFDLFEMPDITALPDLLKTPGLRGLNVTIPHKQAVIPYLDRVDESAAKIGAVNVIKREPDGKTTGYNSDYYGFKLSLVYWLADYDRTTAGLRALVLGTGGASKAVLVALADLGIPFKSVSRTKTNDSITYAELPGLISDYPLIINCSPVGTYPHTDEAPALPYDQLTDRHMLYDLVYNPAETQFMKRGQERGAATLNGYQMLVLQAEKAWAIWQE, from the coding sequence ATGATTCGCTACGGTCTTATTGGCTTCCCGCTCACCCATTCGTTTTCACAACGGTATTTTTCCGAAAAATTTTCTCGGGAAGGCATTACCGACAGTCGCTTCGATCTGTTCGAAATGCCCGATATTACAGCCCTGCCCGATCTATTAAAAACACCGGGATTACGTGGCCTAAATGTCACCATTCCGCATAAACAGGCAGTTATTCCTTATCTGGATCGGGTAGATGAATCGGCCGCAAAGATTGGTGCCGTCAATGTAATAAAGCGTGAACCCGATGGTAAAACAACCGGCTACAATTCGGATTATTACGGCTTCAAATTATCGCTGGTCTACTGGCTGGCCGACTATGACCGGACTACGGCCGGTCTTCGGGCGCTTGTACTCGGAACGGGTGGGGCGTCAAAAGCAGTGCTGGTGGCTCTTGCCGATTTAGGGATTCCATTCAAATCGGTATCGCGCACTAAAACCAACGATAGCATCACCTATGCTGAACTGCCGGGGCTGATTTCGGATTATCCGCTAATCATTAACTGTTCGCCAGTGGGAACCTACCCGCACACAGACGAAGCTCCAGCCCTGCCCTACGATCAGCTTACCGATCGGCATATGCTCTACGATCTGGTCTATAACCCAGCCGAAACGCAGTTTATGAAACGCGGACAGGAACGGGGAGCCGCCACCCTAAACGGTTACCAGATGCTCGTGCTTCAGGCCGAAAAAGCCTGGGCTATCTGGCAGGAGTAG
- a CDS encoding DedA family protein has protein sequence MELIKSLLDFLLHLDRYLDAWANDYGVLLYAILFLIVFTETGLIVMPLLPGDSLLFAAGALAARPTNDLSVWVIIPLLITAALLGDNVNYFVGKFLGTTIKSRERILFFKREYITETEKFYEKYGGRTVILARFIPIVRTIAPFVAGAGSMNYGTYLRFCIMGAILWVTSISLLGYFFGNFPIVQKNFELVVFGIIGLSVVPIIIGALKKRSSNPTV, from the coding sequence ATGGAACTGATCAAATCCCTGCTTGACTTTCTGCTTCACCTCGATCGGTATCTCGATGCGTGGGCCAACGATTACGGCGTATTGCTTTATGCCATCCTGTTTCTAATTGTCTTCACCGAAACCGGTCTGATTGTTATGCCCCTCCTTCCGGGCGACTCACTCCTGTTTGCGGCTGGTGCACTGGCCGCCCGGCCAACCAATGATCTGAGTGTGTGGGTTATTATTCCATTGCTCATTACAGCCGCTCTGCTCGGCGATAACGTGAATTATTTTGTCGGAAAGTTTCTGGGAACAACCATTAAGTCGAGGGAACGAATTCTGTTTTTCAAGCGGGAATATATTACCGAAACGGAGAAATTTTACGAAAAATACGGTGGCCGAACGGTCATTCTGGCCCGGTTTATTCCCATCGTTCGGACTATTGCGCCTTTTGTGGCTGGGGCCGGTAGTATGAACTATGGAACTTATCTGCGTTTTTGCATCATGGGAGCCATTTTGTGGGTAACAAGCATTTCGCTACTGGGCTATTTTTTCGGAAATTTCCCGATTGTTCAGAAGAACTTCGAACTGGTGGTGTTTGGCATCATAGGCTTGTCTGTAGTGCCGATCATCATCGGTGCGCTCAAAAAACGCTCCAGTAACCCAACGGTTTAG
- a CDS encoding phosphosulfolactate synthase codes for MNYTLTQIPERTAKPRQSGLTMVMDKGLSIREVEDFLSTSAGHADIIKLGWATSFVTPNLKEKLDVYRSANMPVYFGGTLFEAFVVRNQFDDYRKLLDKYGMEYAEVSDGSIEMPQDEKCEYIRQLATQVTVLSEVGSKDEAKIIPPYKWIQLMKAELQAGAWKVIGEAREGGTVGLFRSSGEVRQGLVEEILTQVPFESILWEAPQKEQQVWFVKLLGTNVNLGNIAPHEVIPLETIRLGLRGDTFMHFLK; via the coding sequence ATGAATTATACGCTTACGCAAATTCCCGAACGCACCGCCAAGCCCCGCCAGAGCGGCTTGACGATGGTAATGGACAAAGGATTAAGTATTCGGGAGGTCGAGGACTTTTTATCTACCTCCGCTGGCCACGCAGACATCATCAAACTCGGTTGGGCCACATCATTTGTCACTCCCAATCTCAAAGAAAAACTAGACGTTTATCGGTCGGCTAACATGCCGGTCTATTTTGGAGGAACACTTTTCGAAGCCTTCGTTGTTCGCAATCAATTCGACGACTACCGAAAACTTCTGGATAAATACGGCATGGAATATGCCGAGGTCTCCGACGGGTCGATTGAGATGCCTCAGGACGAAAAGTGCGAATATATCCGCCAACTGGCTACGCAGGTGACCGTTCTGTCGGAAGTTGGGTCGAAAGATGAAGCCAAGATTATCCCTCCCTACAAATGGATTCAGCTCATGAAAGCCGAGTTACAGGCCGGAGCCTGGAAGGTAATCGGTGAAGCCCGCGAAGGTGGTACGGTTGGGCTGTTCCGGTCGAGTGGCGAAGTCCGTCAGGGGCTGGTGGAAGAAATTCTGACTCAGGTTCCTTTCGAAAGCATCTTGTGGGAAGCCCCCCAGAAAGAACAGCAGGTTTGGTTCGTTAAACTCCTCGGAACCAACGTTAATCTGGGTAATATCGCCCCTCACGAAGTTATTCCGCTCGAAACAATTCGGCTGGGTCTTCGGGGTGACACATTTATGCATTTTTTGAAGTAA
- a CDS encoding PaaI family thioesterase — MSSSISPMGRWLNGTLRSAEYGRLVVEYLVRDEMTNPAGVLHGGAAAAILDDLIGATVFTLGREYAYTSVNLTVDFLHAARVGEVITASSDVIREGKNIIHGEGRIVAADGKIIAKCSTNLIQTSVKLAF, encoded by the coding sequence ATGAGCAGCAGTATATCGCCAATGGGGCGCTGGCTAAACGGAACCCTGCGGTCTGCTGAGTATGGTCGTCTGGTAGTTGAATACCTTGTTCGGGATGAGATGACAAATCCGGCCGGGGTGTTGCACGGGGGCGCTGCGGCTGCTATTCTCGACGATCTGATTGGTGCTACGGTTTTTACACTAGGGCGTGAATATGCCTATACATCCGTGAATCTGACCGTCGATTTTCTGCATGCGGCCCGAGTTGGTGAGGTGATTACGGCCAGTTCGGATGTGATTCGGGAAGGGAAAAACATTATTCACGGCGAAGGTCGAATCGTAGCGGCCGACGGCAAAATCATCGCCAAATGTTCGACCAATCTGATTCAGACGTCGGTGAAGCTGGCCTTTTAG
- the rplU gene encoding 50S ribosomal protein L21, producing MYAIVEIAGQQFKIQKGRSIYTHRLEGDVDAALASDKVKILLVDNEGSITIGAPTVAGATVSAKIVEHLKGEKVIVFKKKRRKGYKKKNGHRQYLTKVLIEDITI from the coding sequence ATGTACGCAATCGTAGAGATCGCAGGGCAGCAATTCAAGATCCAGAAAGGTCGCTCTATCTATACCCACCGGTTAGAGGGTGACGTGGACGCTGCACTTGCCTCCGACAAGGTGAAAATTCTCCTTGTTGATAACGAAGGGAGCATCACCATCGGTGCACCAACTGTTGCAGGAGCAACGGTATCAGCCAAAATCGTCGAACACCTGAAAGGCGAAAAAGTTATCGTCTTTAAAAAGAAGCGTCGGAAAGGCTATAAGAAGAAAAATGGTCACCGTCAGTATCTGACCAAAGTTTTGATCGAAGATATAACTATTTAA
- the rpmA gene encoding 50S ribosomal protein L27 encodes MAHKKGVGSSKNGRDSISKRLGVKLFGGQSAIAGNIIVRQRGTKHHPGKNVGLGKDFTLFALVDGVVKFRPGRDSRSYVDIIPAGPSAVETAPVAEAPAEA; translated from the coding sequence ATGGCACACAAGAAAGGTGTAGGTAGTTCCAAAAACGGCCGTGACTCGATCAGCAAGCGCCTGGGCGTGAAACTGTTCGGTGGCCAGTCGGCCATTGCCGGTAACATCATCGTTCGTCAGCGCGGTACAAAACACCACCCTGGCAAAAACGTTGGTCTGGGTAAAGACTTTACGCTGTTTGCTCTGGTTGATGGTGTTGTAAAATTCCGTCCCGGCCGCGACAGTCGTTCGTACGTAGATATTATTCCGGCTGGTCCGTCGGCTGTTGAAACAGCTCCGGTTGCAGAAGCACCCGCCGAAGCCTAG
- a CDS encoding NifU family protein, with amino-acid sequence MNPTLSRPVSIFTEGSPNPNSMKFVVNFELVPSGLSFDYATPGDALLEGKASPLAVALFGFEFVRRVFISGNFITITKDDETDWDEVIFEVKFFLKDYFGEQKPVFSQRTMDTNTTKLDMDSETVQKIKAVLDQYIRPAVESDGGAINFYSFDEPSGTVKVLLQGSCSGCPSSTLTLKAGIENLLTRLVPEVKTVEAEGV; translated from the coding sequence ATGAATCCTACATTAAGTCGCCCCGTCTCTATTTTTACCGAAGGAAGCCCTAATCCGAACTCCATGAAGTTCGTAGTCAATTTCGAACTTGTTCCTTCTGGCTTGTCGTTCGATTATGCTACACCGGGCGATGCGTTGCTGGAAGGGAAAGCTTCGCCGTTGGCTGTCGCTCTTTTCGGCTTTGAGTTCGTTCGTCGGGTGTTTATTTCCGGCAACTTTATCACGATAACGAAAGATGACGAAACCGACTGGGACGAAGTGATCTTCGAGGTGAAGTTCTTCCTGAAAGACTATTTTGGTGAGCAAAAGCCCGTTTTTTCTCAACGGACTATGGATACCAATACCACCAAACTGGATATGGATTCGGAAACGGTACAGAAAATAAAGGCTGTTCTTGATCAATACATCCGTCCGGCGGTTGAATCGGATGGGGGCGCCATTAACTTCTATTCGTTCGATGAACCCAGCGGAACGGTTAAAGTATTGCTGCAAGGTTCGTGCAGCGGCTGCCCATCGTCGACACTGACGCTCAAGGCCGGTATTGAAAACTTATTGACCCGTCTGGTGCCGGAGGTGAAAACTGTTGAAGCCGAAGGCGTATAG
- a CDS encoding DUF5723 family protein, with amino-acid sequence MKYLFACASMLLATTAGFSQNLLGISTSRFGGTNRLYINPALAADSPSKFFLNVGTGVAHVDNNYVRYQAPFSLLRLISGTVPAQYKNSDGSLRFESSYTKEILDGKPKNGTILGEIRGPSFLIKPTDRSAFAITTRFRAVGQVVGASEDILSAFRASLVDKALYSIPNTNNKFSANTNTFAELGFTYAGTIWEGDGQKLLLGATAKLLLGYNAQHLVNRGMDYQIVPDPNNSNSALLEVNRLDATLAYTSFLQNRSLNPRTLFSTAAPGKGVGFDIGFTYISQYDTDSPALQLGIAVTDIGGLTYTGEEYSYNDIGQNPVYFRSSDFNNLSGVEDIARVIQEKLNTGRSPDKTSFRTGLPTSLNLTMDYQAPTGFGLNVTYLQDVRSINALATHQPSLLAVTPRYDARWLSLAVPIAYLNHGITAGASVRVGPGWLGTDNFLGLLGNSINGIHPRGLDIYAGFAFGIGRVDEDD; translated from the coding sequence ATGAAGTATTTGTTTGCCTGTGCCTCTATGTTGCTGGCTACTACGGCCGGTTTTTCACAAAATCTTCTGGGGATTTCGACAAGCCGATTTGGAGGAACCAACCGGCTCTATATCAATCCGGCACTGGCTGCCGATTCGCCTTCTAAATTTTTTCTGAATGTAGGAACCGGCGTTGCCCATGTCGATAACAATTATGTTCGGTATCAGGCCCCGTTCTCGCTGTTGCGGCTGATTAGCGGTACGGTTCCGGCGCAGTATAAAAATTCGGATGGCTCTTTGCGTTTCGAATCCTCGTATACCAAAGAGATTCTGGACGGCAAACCCAAAAACGGGACTATTCTGGGTGAAATACGGGGTCCATCGTTCCTGATAAAACCCACCGATCGGTCAGCGTTTGCCATTACGACCCGTTTCCGGGCGGTTGGTCAGGTCGTTGGTGCTTCGGAAGATATACTGTCGGCTTTTCGGGCCAGTCTGGTCGATAAGGCGCTCTACAGCATCCCGAATACGAACAATAAGTTTAGTGCCAACACCAATACGTTTGCCGAACTGGGTTTCACCTATGCCGGAACCATTTGGGAGGGCGATGGGCAGAAACTCTTATTGGGCGCAACGGCTAAATTACTGCTGGGCTACAATGCGCAGCACCTGGTTAATCGGGGAATGGACTATCAGATTGTGCCCGACCCCAATAACAGCAATAGCGCTTTGCTGGAAGTGAATCGGCTCGATGCCACGCTGGCTTATACAAGTTTTTTGCAGAATCGTAGTCTGAATCCCCGAACGCTGTTCAGTACAGCAGCACCCGGCAAAGGGGTGGGCTTCGACATTGGATTCACCTACATCAGTCAATATGATACCGATAGCCCGGCTCTTCAGTTAGGGATTGCTGTAACCGACATTGGTGGACTGACTTATACGGGTGAAGAATACAGCTATAATGACATCGGCCAGAATCCGGTTTATTTCAGAAGTAGTGATTTCAATAACCTGAGTGGGGTCGAAGACATTGCCCGTGTGATTCAGGAGAAGCTGAACACAGGCCGGAGTCCCGATAAAACCAGTTTTCGTACGGGATTGCCCACGTCGCTGAACCTGACCATGGATTATCAGGCACCCACCGGCTTTGGCCTCAACGTGACGTATTTGCAGGATGTTCGGTCGATCAATGCGCTGGCAACTCACCAGCCATCGTTACTGGCCGTAACGCCCCGCTATGATGCTCGCTGGTTGAGTCTGGCCGTTCCAATTGCCTATCTGAATCATGGCATTACGGCCGGAGCGTCGGTTCGGGTAGGGCCGGGCTGGCTGGGAACCGATAACTTCCTGGGCCTCCTGGGCAATAGTATCAATGGTATTCATCCCCGTGGCCTCGACATCTATGCCGGTTTTGCTTTCGGTATAGGCCGGGTCGATGAGGATGACTAG